Genomic window (Bacteroidota bacterium):
AGCCCCTAGTCCCTAGCCCCTAGCCCCTAGTCCCCAGCAACCTCAGCATTACGGCTTCCGTAATCAAATGTTAATTCGCGAACTCCTGTTAATTATGAGTCCGAAAGCAATTGCGCTGAAGAAGGTGAAGAATCCGTAAATAACGGCTGGGATGGCCATCATGGGCTCATTCAGAAAAAGGGCGCTGCTGGCGATGGTGATAGCGAGAGCGCTGTTTTGGATGCCAACTTCCACAGACAGGGTAATTTGCGTTTTTCTGCCGTAACGTAACCATTTTGCTGCACCATAACCTGCCAGCATTCCTAAAATGTTCAAAATAAAAGCATAGGGGGCAGTCTTCATGTACAGGGCAGAAACCATCATAGGGTCGCCTCTGCGTGTTCCAAGCATGGCAATGAGAAAAATCACGGCATAGATGGAAGGCAGGATGTACCTCCCCGGTTTTTCCAGTTTCCTGGCTACTATGGGAAAACGGTATTTTGTGAATACACCGAGGGATGTTGGTAAAACCGTTACCAGGAATACATTAAGGATAGTATTTAATACAGGCAACCTGATAACCTCACCTTCGCCCATGAAGGCCTGAAGACCAAGGTATATTATCAAAG
Coding sequences:
- a CDS encoding bile acid:sodium symporter family protein — translated: MTTSFFSVYILPASLGLLMFGMGLSLSLNDFERVLIKPRGMILGLICQMILLPLLAFFIASVSGLPPELKTGIIIIAASPGGATSNLITYLLRGNVALSISMTAVNSIMTLVSVPLIIYLGLQAFMGEGEVIRLPVLNTILNVFLVTVLPTSLGVFTKYRFPIVARKLEKPGRYILPSIYAVIFLIAMLGTRRGDPMMVSALYMKTAPYAFILNILGMLAGYGAAKWLRYGRKTQITLSVEVGIQNSALAITIASSALFLNEPMMAIPAVIYGFFTFFSAIAFGLIINRSSRINI